From the Maioricimonas rarisocia genome, one window contains:
- a CDS encoding sigma-70 family RNA polymerase sigma factor, with protein sequence MDSALRTYRDAARKGDRDRLVLEHLEYVRHVVGKLISDLPAGTDLENLEAAGVLGLVEAATQFDAARGVAFTTYAYPRIRGAVLDELRRNSPLSQTMAQRWARIRAASLEFENSATPEALAEQTGLTVEEVEECLQAVRLLNPDSWQDELHTGVSTDTAEAAEVALDRDEEKRVLADAIESLPERERIVITLYYSEDLRLKEIGAVLDMTESGVSRLLARAELQLGQIVRDRLG encoded by the coding sequence ATGGACTCTGCCCTGCGGACATATCGGGATGCGGCACGAAAGGGAGACCGGGACCGTCTCGTACTCGAACACCTGGAGTATGTCCGCCACGTCGTCGGGAAGCTGATCAGCGACCTGCCCGCGGGAACCGATCTGGAAAACCTCGAAGCGGCGGGCGTTCTGGGGCTGGTTGAGGCAGCCACTCAGTTCGATGCCGCACGGGGAGTCGCATTCACCACTTATGCCTATCCGCGGATCCGCGGCGCGGTCCTCGATGAACTCCGGCGAAACAGCCCGCTGTCGCAGACCATGGCGCAGCGGTGGGCACGCATCAGAGCCGCCTCGCTCGAGTTCGAAAACTCGGCCACACCGGAAGCACTCGCCGAACAGACAGGATTGACCGTCGAAGAAGTCGAGGAGTGTCTGCAGGCGGTTCGACTGCTCAATCCCGACTCCTGGCAGGACGAACTCCACACAGGCGTTTCGACCGACACTGCAGAAGCGGCAGAAGTGGCCCTCGACCGCGACGAAGAGAAGCGGGTCCTCGCGGATGCGATCGAGTCGCTCCCCGAACGGGAACGCATCGTCATCACCCTGTACTACTCCGAAGATCTGCGGCTCAAGGAAATCGGGGCCGTCCTCGACATGACCGAATCGGGCGTGTCCCGACTGCTGGCCCGGGCCGAACTGCAGTTGGGGCAGATCGTCCGAGACAGGCTCGGCTGA
- a CDS encoding flagellar biosynthesis protein FlhA — MATEDSKQATANFAWLQHSETLLSVGLLGVLLVMIIPLPPFVLDLVLAVNLSVTILLLLVTFGAQRALELSVFPSLLLLLTLFRLALNVATTRRILLSADAGRIVTAFGEFVVGGDLVVGLVIFLILVVIQFVVITKGAGRISEVAARFTLDALPGKQMAIDAELGSGAINDTEARARRRELAAETEFYGAMDGASKFVRGDAIAGLAITAINLIGGIVIGLSRGLNFSESAYTYAILTVGDGLVSQIPALIIATTAGILVTKATSDESLGQEIGTQVLRNERPLWAGAAILGLLALVPGLPKLPFIGMSAGMLMMLSSRRKQLKKPAPQPENDGDGPSPSREPDDEQHLREFLLTDRANVEVGTRLVPLIHTKRQKGLAERITTLRREFSTDNGLWIPPIRVRSNLELRPEEYRILVAGRQVASGTLRLDHQLAILPENVDVNLPGEETTEPAFGLPAKWIPQSISRQAESLGATVVDPISVLITHLGEVLKQHGHELITRETLKQMLDHVKEFAPTVVEEVRSETVRMSTLHQVLVQLAEEHIPLSDMAYILESVVNHGPNCKTPEDLTDRVRGDLGTLVCERYRDAEGRLRIIALDPALEARLRESIREGHLALPPGPLEKLIANVGTMCQDSLRQGQPLAILSDRSLRRPLRRILQRAVPQLGFISYQEVPDELMIQPTGLVRLDQVYESTNAGGSGGTAVGPPGTLSQSRAAVA, encoded by the coding sequence ATGGCCACCGAGGACAGCAAACAAGCGACGGCAAATTTTGCCTGGCTGCAGCACAGCGAAACGCTGCTGTCAGTCGGTCTGCTCGGCGTGTTGCTGGTGATGATCATCCCGCTGCCGCCGTTCGTCCTCGACCTGGTGCTGGCGGTCAATCTGAGCGTGACGATCCTGCTGCTGCTGGTCACCTTCGGGGCCCAGCGGGCACTCGAACTCTCGGTGTTCCCGTCACTGCTGCTGCTGCTGACGCTGTTTCGTCTGGCGCTCAACGTGGCGACGACGCGGCGGATCCTGCTCTCGGCCGATGCCGGGCGGATCGTGACGGCGTTCGGCGAATTCGTCGTCGGCGGTGATCTCGTGGTCGGGCTGGTGATCTTTCTGATCCTGGTCGTGATCCAGTTTGTGGTGATCACCAAAGGTGCCGGCCGCATCTCGGAAGTGGCCGCCCGATTTACGCTCGATGCCTTGCCCGGCAAGCAGATGGCGATCGATGCCGAACTCGGTTCCGGCGCCATCAACGATACAGAAGCCCGTGCCCGCCGCCGCGAACTGGCTGCCGAGACCGAGTTCTACGGAGCGATGGACGGTGCCAGCAAGTTCGTGCGTGGCGACGCCATTGCCGGTCTGGCCATCACGGCGATCAACCTGATCGGCGGGATCGTGATCGGCCTGAGCCGGGGACTGAACTTCAGCGAATCGGCCTATACGTATGCCATCCTGACGGTTGGTGACGGACTGGTCTCGCAGATCCCGGCACTGATCATCGCGACGACCGCCGGTATCCTCGTCACCAAGGCTACCTCGGACGAAAGCCTGGGGCAGGAAATCGGCACCCAGGTGCTGCGGAACGAGCGTCCGCTGTGGGCGGGAGCGGCAATCCTCGGACTGCTCGCACTCGTCCCGGGGCTTCCGAAGCTGCCGTTCATCGGTATGTCGGCCGGTATGCTGATGATGCTGTCGTCGCGGCGGAAGCAGCTCAAGAAGCCGGCGCCTCAACCGGAGAACGACGGGGACGGTCCGTCTCCCTCACGGGAACCGGATGACGAGCAGCACCTCCGCGAGTTTCTGCTGACCGACCGGGCGAATGTCGAAGTCGGCACCCGTCTGGTCCCGCTGATTCACACGAAGCGGCAGAAGGGGCTGGCCGAACGGATCACGACGCTGCGACGCGAGTTCTCGACCGACAACGGTCTGTGGATCCCACCCATTCGGGTCCGCAGCAATCTCGAACTCCGTCCCGAAGAGTACCGGATCCTCGTGGCCGGACGGCAGGTCGCATCGGGCACTCTCCGGCTCGATCATCAGCTGGCGATTCTGCCCGAGAATGTCGACGTCAATCTTCCTGGAGAAGAAACGACCGAACCGGCCTTCGGACTCCCGGCGAAGTGGATACCGCAATCCATCAGCCGTCAGGCCGAATCGCTCGGGGCAACGGTCGTGGACCCGATCAGCGTGTTGATCACCCACCTGGGTGAAGTGCTCAAGCAGCACGGTCACGAGTTGATCACACGGGAAACCCTCAAACAGATGCTCGACCATGTCAAGGAGTTCGCGCCGACCGTGGTCGAGGAAGTTCGCTCCGAAACGGTTCGCATGAGCACGCTGCACCAGGTGCTCGTGCAGCTTGCCGAAGAACACATTCCGCTTTCGGACATGGCGTACATCCTGGAGTCGGTCGTCAATCACGGGCCGAACTGCAAGACGCCGGAGGACCTGACCGATCGTGTCCGGGGCGACCTGGGGACTCTTGTGTGCGAACGGTACCGCGATGCCGAGGGGCGACTGCGAATCATCGCGCTCGACCCGGCACTGGAGGCGCGGCTGCGGGAGTCGATTCGGGAAGGGCATCTGGCACTGCCGCCGGGCCCGCTCGAGAAGCTGATCGCGAATGTCGGCACGATGTGCCAGGACTCGCTACGTCAGGGGCAGCCGCTGGCCATTCTTTCGGATCGTTCCCTGCGGCGTCCGCTTCGTCGGATCCTGCAGCGGGCGGTCCCGCAACTGGGGTTTATCAGTTACCAGGAGGTTCCCGATGAATTGATGATCCAGCCGACCGGGCTTGTCCGGCTGGACCAGGTCTACGAGTCGACCAATGCCGGGGGATCGGGCGGAACTGCTGTCGGGCCACCGGGCACCTTATCCCAGTCGCGCGCCGCCGTCGCCTGA
- the fliP gene encoding flagellar type III secretion system pore protein FliP (The bacterial flagellar biogenesis protein FliP forms a type III secretion system (T3SS)-type pore required for flagellar assembly.): MIFEDPTIVQRAMESEGFQQLSPQLKVALFLGSMVFISSALVTLTAFTRIVIVLSFVRRALSTQEIPPTPVILGLSLFLTLFVMAPTFRAIENDAVGPYLDGTITGAEAWQSGSDALRAFMITQTRKSDLMLFVDLAGMEGLESPESTPMRVLVPAFVTSELKTAFIMGFCLYLPFVLIDLVVSVILMSLGMMMMPPVVISTPFKLLLFVLVDGWQLVVRALSLSFG; the protein is encoded by the coding sequence ATGATCTTCGAGGATCCGACCATCGTGCAGCGGGCCATGGAATCCGAGGGGTTCCAGCAGCTCTCACCGCAGCTCAAGGTGGCGCTGTTCCTGGGCAGCATGGTGTTCATCTCGTCGGCGCTGGTGACGCTGACGGCATTCACACGCATTGTGATTGTGCTCTCCTTCGTGCGGCGGGCCCTGTCGACACAGGAAATCCCTCCCACACCGGTCATTCTCGGGCTGTCGCTGTTCCTCACGCTGTTCGTGATGGCACCCACGTTTCGTGCGATCGAGAACGACGCGGTCGGCCCTTACCTGGACGGCACCATCACCGGAGCCGAGGCATGGCAATCGGGATCGGATGCGCTGCGCGCCTTCATGATCACGCAGACCCGCAAGTCGGATCTGATGCTGTTTGTGGATCTTGCCGGGATGGAGGGGCTGGAATCTCCCGAATCGACGCCCATGCGGGTTCTTGTGCCGGCGTTCGTGACCAGTGAACTGAAGACGGCCTTCATCATGGGGTTCTGTCTGTACCTGCCGTTCGTACTGATCGACCTGGTGGTCTCGGTCATTCTCATGTCACTGGGCATGATGATGATGCCTCCGGTCGTCATTTCCACGCCGTTCAAACTGCTTCTGTTCGTGCTGGTCGATGGCTGGCAACTGGTGGTGCGGGCGCTGAGTCTGAGCTTTGGCTGA
- a CDS encoding flagellar biosynthetic protein FliO has translation MVLVRPPIPTVSVVAALAVMLLAVSTYGNDLPPLLTARALGTTSGPVSLTSATLQRRQPFPEAPEPLFTPSQFDDPWRAALPDQTPTEGPSTTDIRYRHGSTLPGEPQPIHPPTAAPLTPNTPPHHEGGPVDSNTGTDKPQTAENPWVSDLEQARFDEGLPVDILGIIQWTLVTLLLSAVFIVVILRRFSPNGPKRPVGSRRIQVLETTRIAAGSSLQLVQIDSHKFLVALDGSGVKSVTGLPNWFEAPEEADEPTASADSHLQLLRSQPLAADPETGKAA, from the coding sequence ATGGTTCTCGTGCGTCCCCCGATACCGACCGTTTCAGTCGTCGCCGCCCTTGCGGTGATGCTGCTGGCGGTTTCGACGTACGGAAACGACCTCCCGCCGCTGCTGACGGCCCGGGCTCTCGGAACGACGTCCGGGCCGGTCAGCCTGACATCGGCGACGCTTCAGCGGCGACAGCCATTCCCGGAAGCGCCCGAGCCGCTGTTCACCCCCTCGCAGTTCGACGATCCATGGCGGGCGGCACTACCCGATCAGACACCAACCGAGGGGCCGTCGACCACTGACATCCGTTACCGCCACGGGTCGACGCTTCCGGGCGAACCGCAACCGATTCATCCACCGACTGCCGCCCCGCTGACGCCGAACACGCCGCCGCACCACGAAGGCGGCCCGGTCGACTCCAACACCGGGACCGACAAGCCACAAACGGCGGAGAATCCCTGGGTCTCCGACCTCGAGCAGGCCCGATTCGACGAGGGTCTTCCTGTGGACATCCTGGGCATCATCCAATGGACACTGGTCACGCTGCTTCTCAGCGCCGTGTTCATCGTCGTGATCCTGCGCCGCTTCTCTCCGAACGGTCCCAAGCGACCTGTCGGCTCGCGGCGGATTCAGGTTCTCGAGACGACGCGCATCGCCGCGGGCAGCTCGCTGCAACTGGTCCAGATCGACTCGCACAAGTTTCTTGTCGCGCTGGACGGTTCGGGCGTGAAGTCGGTCACCGGGCTGCCCAACTGGTTCGAAGCTCCCGAGGAAGCGGACGAACCGACGGCGTCTGCCGACTCGCACCTGCAACTTCTGCGATCGCAGCCGCTCGCGGCCGATCCCGAAACGGGAAAGGCGGCCTGA
- the fliN gene encoding flagellar motor switch protein FliN — MNEPANNPGQRETTPVSPNPVDDISAGAESPEVRPVEFSETSRSQSGTGRLPIKRFYDVNVTVSVELGRVTMSIGELLQLGEGAVVELTRSVHEPVDIVAQSVRLARGEVVVVGDRYAVRVTEIEPVDHDSPLMSLSGSSAGNEAGAAASAAKTVPSS; from the coding sequence ATGAATGAACCCGCCAACAATCCCGGGCAGCGCGAAACCACTCCGGTCTCGCCCAATCCGGTCGACGACATTTCCGCAGGGGCCGAATCGCCGGAAGTCCGGCCGGTGGAGTTCTCGGAAACCAGCCGGTCGCAGTCCGGAACCGGACGCCTTCCGATCAAGCGGTTCTACGACGTCAACGTCACCGTGTCCGTCGAACTGGGACGCGTGACGATGTCGATCGGCGAACTGCTGCAACTGGGCGAGGGGGCCGTCGTCGAGTTGACGCGATCAGTCCACGAACCGGTCGACATCGTTGCACAAAGCGTGCGACTGGCGCGGGGCGAAGTGGTCGTCGTCGGGGATCGCTACGCCGTCCGTGTCACAGAAATCGAACCGGTCGACCATGATTCGCCGCTGATGTCCCTTTCCGGTTCGTCTGCCGGAAACGAAGCGGGCGCTGCGGCATCCGCAGCAAAGACGGTTCCGTCAAGTTGA
- a CDS encoding FliM/FliN family flagellar motor switch protein, with protein sequence MTDPPRLSRLDFHDPRRLPELIWQALTNWQTESLTLVQEYWTSILAHPASLKWVSSEPMFCGAALRALPDPGLGVEIRIGRTPVATLLSLSRRQVLGLVADMLDMDGEEWPEDRELTSVEMSMVELALQRLADGLSDAWPGPRPIVTRLGPTIDRPRRSRLFNADETLVVTRLSIESRFGTEECIWLLPQREFGELIEDEGAVVADVVDRAPNPNMMALAERIPVEVVVELGRAELTMTQVANLKEGDILVLDQPISRSLTAFIGDQTKWTGVPRRVGSRQGFEIETTVDQ encoded by the coding sequence ATGACCGATCCCCCGCGGCTGTCACGCCTGGATTTCCACGATCCGCGGCGGCTACCGGAGCTGATCTGGCAGGCGCTGACGAACTGGCAGACCGAATCACTCACCCTGGTGCAGGAATACTGGACATCGATCCTCGCTCATCCGGCTTCGTTGAAGTGGGTGAGCAGCGAGCCGATGTTCTGTGGAGCCGCTCTGCGGGCTCTGCCCGATCCCGGACTGGGGGTCGAGATCAGAATCGGTCGCACACCTGTGGCCACCCTGCTCAGTCTGTCGCGACGACAGGTGCTCGGGCTGGTCGCCGACATGCTCGACATGGACGGAGAGGAGTGGCCCGAAGATCGCGAGTTGACGTCGGTCGAGATGTCGATGGTCGAACTGGCACTGCAGCGGCTCGCGGACGGGCTCAGCGATGCCTGGCCGGGGCCGCGTCCCATCGTCACCCGCCTGGGCCCGACAATCGACCGCCCAAGGCGGTCGCGACTGTTCAATGCAGATGAAACACTCGTTGTCACCCGGCTGAGCATCGAATCACGATTCGGAACCGAGGAATGCATCTGGCTGCTGCCGCAGCGTGAGTTCGGAGAACTGATCGAAGACGAAGGCGCCGTCGTTGCCGACGTGGTCGATCGTGCTCCCAACCCCAACATGATGGCGCTGGCCGAACGGATTCCCGTCGAGGTCGTCGTGGAACTGGGGCGGGCGGAGCTGACGATGACACAGGTCGCCAACCTCAAGGAAGGTGACATCCTGGTTCTGGACCAGCCGATCAGCCGGTCACTGACCGCCTTCATCGGCGACCAGACAAAGTGGACGGGCGTGCCTCGCCGCGTCGGCTCCCGCCAGGGATTCGAAATCGAGACGACCGTCGATCAATGA
- a CDS encoding flagellar basal body-associated FliL family protein, with the protein MADEPQQTQDDAVARPSGPGLIGWIAVGLVAAAAGFAVPFFLPTAEATKSDETEPKADYYELLPPEKAMFLEFGEVTVNLDEGRMNRYLRLKISLQINKDEEEAIKKALEKRQLILRNWLLSHLSDKDLDSIRGAAGQNMLRREIRDQFNTVMFPDGFDRIHDVLFEEFNVQ; encoded by the coding sequence ATGGCGGACGAACCTCAGCAAACACAGGACGACGCGGTTGCCAGGCCGTCCGGGCCGGGTCTGATCGGCTGGATTGCCGTCGGACTCGTGGCAGCCGCGGCAGGGTTCGCAGTTCCGTTCTTTCTGCCGACAGCCGAAGCCACGAAGTCGGATGAAACGGAACCGAAAGCGGACTACTACGAACTGCTTCCCCCCGAGAAGGCGATGTTCCTCGAATTCGGCGAGGTCACGGTCAATCTCGACGAGGGGCGGATGAACCGCTATCTGCGGCTGAAGATTTCGCTGCAGATCAACAAGGATGAAGAAGAGGCGATCAAGAAAGCGCTGGAGAAGCGGCAGCTCATTCTGCGGAACTGGCTGCTGAGCCACCTGTCGGACAAGGACCTCGACAGCATTCGCGGTGCTGCCGGACAGAACATGTTGCGGCGTGAGATCCGGGATCAGTTCAACACTGTGATGTTCCCCGACGGATTCGATCGCATCCACGACGTCCTGTTCGAGGAATTCAACGTCCAATGA
- a CDS encoding flagellar hook-basal body protein, with protein MITGVYSAMTAMDAAASQHEVIAQNLAHAQMPGYRRMAARHQSFEAALDAEQQAAYSRESMGSGEIDRVIDFSQGTMERTGRTLDFAIHGEGFFVVDSPDGEALYTRNGSFHLNGDGELITAEGLNVRGANGIINVPPDIDTGSLSLLHDGTLRAGEREIGQLALVQFEDKSVLERRGVTLFAAPPAVNPGQGGVTVVQGTRERSNVQPVHELVRLIAGMRQYEAAQKTLQSLTDAVKDHIQLNQG; from the coding sequence ATGATCACCGGTGTGTACAGTGCGATGACGGCCATGGACGCCGCCGCCAGCCAGCACGAAGTCATCGCGCAGAACCTCGCTCACGCACAGATGCCCGGCTATCGCCGGATGGCCGCACGGCACCAGTCCTTCGAAGCGGCGCTCGACGCGGAGCAGCAGGCTGCCTATTCACGCGAATCGATGGGCAGCGGCGAGATCGACCGGGTCATCGACTTCAGCCAGGGGACAATGGAACGGACCGGTCGCACGCTCGACTTCGCGATCCACGGCGAGGGCTTCTTCGTCGTCGACTCCCCCGATGGCGAAGCACTCTACACCCGCAATGGCAGTTTCCATCTGAACGGCGACGGCGAACTCATCACCGCCGAGGGGCTCAACGTCCGCGGGGCCAACGGAATCATTAACGTCCCTCCCGACATCGACACCGGGAGTCTGTCACTGCTCCACGACGGCACACTCCGTGCCGGCGAGCGGGAGATCGGCCAACTCGCTCTGGTGCAATTCGAGGACAAGTCAGTCCTCGAACGCCGGGGGGTCACCCTGTTTGCAGCCCCACCCGCGGTCAATCCCGGTCAGGGGGGCGTTACCGTCGTCCAGGGAACACGCGAACGCTCGAATGTTCAGCCGGTGCACGAACTTGTCCGGCTGATTGCTGGTATGCGGCAGTATGAGGCAGCACAGAAGACGCTGCAGAGTCTGACCGACGCCGTCAAAGACCACATCCAACTCAATCAGGGATAG
- the flgG gene encoding flagellar basal-body rod protein FlgG has product MLRALYTSATGMKAQELLIDNTANNLANVNTTGFKRSHLDFADLLYTTLEQPGTEVAAGQISPTGMQIGSGVRAAATTKIFTPGSFEQTNNTLDVAIEGDGFFKVQLPSGEARYTRDGAFRIDGDGRLVTTDGYLLDSAVTIQDGISLSKLSIGADGTVTGILAGTPDATVNLGQIQLARFLNPAGLSNEGGNLYAATAASGQEVLGTPGENGLGIIRQGFLEGSNVEVVTELISLISAQRAYEVNSRAIRAGDEMLSVSADIVR; this is encoded by the coding sequence ATGCTCCGCGCACTCTACACCAGCGCCACCGGAATGAAGGCGCAGGAACTGCTGATCGACAATACGGCCAACAACCTGGCCAACGTCAATACGACCGGATTCAAACGGAGTCACCTCGACTTCGCCGATCTGTTGTACACGACGCTCGAACAGCCCGGCACCGAAGTCGCCGCCGGTCAGATTTCGCCCACCGGCATGCAGATCGGCAGCGGTGTGCGGGCTGCAGCGACGACCAAGATCTTCACGCCCGGTTCGTTCGAACAGACAAACAACACGCTCGACGTGGCCATTGAAGGGGACGGCTTCTTCAAGGTGCAACTGCCGAGCGGCGAGGCACGCTATACCCGTGACGGTGCCTTCCGGATCGACGGGGACGGACGTCTGGTGACCACAGACGGCTACCTGCTCGATTCGGCAGTCACCATCCAGGATGGCATCAGCCTCTCGAAGCTCAGCATCGGGGCCGACGGGACCGTCACCGGCATCCTTGCCGGTACGCCGGACGCAACCGTGAACCTCGGACAGATTCAGCTCGCGCGGTTCCTCAACCCCGCGGGCCTCTCGAACGAGGGAGGCAACCTGTATGCCGCCACGGCGGCGTCGGGTCAGGAAGTGCTGGGGACACCCGGTGAGAACGGTCTGGGCATCATCCGCCAAGGCTTTCTCGAAGGCTCGAACGTCGAGGTAGTGACCGAACTGATCTCGCTGATTTCGGCACAGCGGGCCTACGAAGTCAATTCGCGGGCAATTCGTGCCGGCGATGAGATGCTGTCGGTCTCGGCCGATATTGTCCGATAA
- the flgA gene encoding flagellar basal body P-ring formation chaperone FlgA, which yields MNRQRYLVIVAMILGGTVASVRADAPAGQSDVTVVLMPSARVETLTVRLGDIARVTAADPLEREQLEALDLTLLDQQELQDTVLRELVVVRLMLAGFDTDRVAVRGAPLTLVQFRAAAPFTDASVEELISEKLHRSMGLPPGDVQVRLTIPVVESWLDSFDDQDNLRLEVLPPVAARLGRVTLTLRLFQGDSLLSSRQIPVELLRKQQVVVARASLQRGQVITADMVMLESRLLGERVDELTQEMVVGKSVRFAAEPGDVVTLRHLEAPPVAEEPILVNPRESVRLFARKGGLTVMIPVAEALQAGREGDLVRVRNLQSNKIVTGRVVARGEVEVPLY from the coding sequence GTGAACAGGCAACGGTATCTGGTGATCGTCGCAATGATTCTCGGAGGAACGGTGGCGTCGGTCCGCGCGGACGCTCCCGCCGGTCAGTCCGACGTGACGGTCGTCCTGATGCCGAGCGCCCGTGTCGAGACGCTGACCGTCCGCCTGGGGGACATTGCCCGTGTCACGGCTGCCGATCCGCTCGAGCGGGAGCAACTCGAAGCGCTCGATCTGACGTTGCTCGACCAGCAGGAACTGCAGGACACCGTGCTCCGGGAGCTCGTCGTCGTGCGGTTGATGCTGGCCGGCTTTGATACGGACCGGGTTGCGGTTCGCGGTGCTCCGTTGACGCTCGTTCAGTTCCGGGCCGCCGCGCCATTCACCGACGCCAGCGTCGAGGAACTGATTTCCGAGAAGCTGCACCGCTCGATGGGGCTGCCACCGGGAGACGTCCAGGTCCGACTGACGATCCCGGTCGTCGAATCGTGGCTGGACAGCTTCGACGATCAGGACAACCTGCGGCTGGAAGTGCTGCCCCCTGTGGCAGCACGGCTGGGAAGGGTGACGCTGACATTGCGACTCTTCCAGGGAGACTCGCTGCTGAGCTCGCGGCAGATCCCGGTCGAGCTTCTTCGGAAGCAGCAAGTCGTCGTCGCACGTGCCTCTCTGCAGCGCGGCCAGGTGATCACCGCAGACATGGTGATGCTCGAATCGCGGCTGCTGGGCGAACGGGTCGACGAACTGACACAGGAGATGGTGGTCGGCAAGAGTGTGCGGTTCGCCGCCGAACCGGGAGACGTGGTGACGCTGCGTCATCTCGAAGCGCCGCCGGTGGCCGAAGAGCCGATCCTGGTGAATCCGCGCGAGTCGGTCCGACTGTTCGCCCGCAAGGGGGGGCTGACCGTGATGATCCCGGTCGCCGAGGCACTTCAGGCCGGGCGGGAGGGGGATCTCGTCCGGGTCCGGAATCTGCAGTCGAACAAGATCGTCACCGGACGCGTTGTGGCACGGGGGGAAGTTGAAGTTCCGCTGTACTGA
- a CDS encoding flagellar basal body L-ring protein FlgH encodes MNRTTRLVVAATLLAVSGGELMAESIWKRRKPDHAFLFFDSKARRVGDLVTIVINQNTDVDRREDRAMEKSADTEGVFDLAAAIGGGLGSNSASAALDSTNSSGRSFDSGTAFRSNSAFTDRMTATVLDVLPNGNMLISGKRKVEVAGDEQILVVTGVVRAVDIGPDNEINSRYISDLTLNYEEFGNSRRFTRQGWFSRMVNVVWPF; translated from the coding sequence ATGAACCGAACGACTCGACTCGTCGTGGCGGCCACATTGCTGGCGGTCAGCGGCGGAGAACTGATGGCGGAGTCCATCTGGAAGCGGCGCAAGCCCGACCATGCCTTTCTCTTCTTCGACTCCAAGGCTCGCCGTGTCGGCGATCTGGTCACCATCGTCATCAATCAGAACACCGACGTCGACCGCCGCGAAGACCGGGCCATGGAAAAGTCGGCCGATACCGAAGGGGTGTTTGACCTGGCAGCCGCCATTGGCGGTGGACTCGGCTCGAACTCCGCCTCGGCCGCACTCGACTCGACGAACTCATCGGGCCGGAGTTTTGACAGCGGCACGGCCTTTCGCAGTAACAGTGCGTTCACCGACCGCATGACCGCCACCGTGCTGGACGTGCTGCCCAACGGAAACATGCTGATCTCCGGCAAGCGGAAAGTCGAAGTGGCCGGCGACGAGCAGATCCTGGTGGTCACCGGCGTCGTCCGGGCAGTCGATATCGGACCGGACAACGAGATCAACTCCCGCTACATCTCCGACCTCACGTTGAACTACGAGGAGTTCGGAAACAGCAGGCGGTTTACGCGTCAGGGGTGGTTCAGCCGCATGGTGAACGTGGTCTGGCCGTTCTGA